The Amycolatopsis coloradensis sequence CGAGCACTGCGAAACGGCGCAACCTGGACATGGAGACCTCCATCAGGTGGGGAAGCCGGACAGCCCGAAGCAAAGCCGGGGGAAATACATTTTCCGTACAAGCCCGAGGTCGGGTCGGGGTTTTCCACCCGAAACGCCGGACCCCGTCCCGCCCAGCGCCGCCATCGCGTGCCGCGAAAGCCACTTTCGCAACACGCCCTCGGCCTCGGCGTCACCACGGCACATCGATGACGTAGCGAAGGCCTCCTTCCCTGCCCTCAGGGTCAGAGTCCCGGCAAAGTCGGCTATCGGCTGGTCAAGCGGGTGCCGGATGGGGCTCGTCACAGTGGCCGGGCACCTTCTCGACTGTCCACGGGGGCCACTTTCGAGGCGATTGTGCCCGATCCGGGCGTTTTGTGCGGGGTCGTGAGCGGCAAAGAGGGTTAGAACCCAAGGTCACGTAGCTTAAGTTGATCTTGGGCGAGGTTGACAGGTGGGGCGAAGGCTCCCTTCGCTGCGCCTGATGCGACGAAGGGCGCCTTCGGCCCTGGTCGTGGGTCGGGTTGGTCGTGAGTGGTGATTCGCAGTAGGACGACACAACACACACGACCGGACCACGGCCCCGCTCAGCCGAAAGCGGCTCGCAGCGCGGGTTTGCCACCCGCCACCGGCAGCACCAGCGAAGTACGGTTCAGCTCGACCGAGACACCGGCGCCCGGCTTCGGCCGGAGCGTGTAGTCGTGGTCGCTGGAGGCCACCAGGAACTCGATCTTGTGCCCGGCCGCGAGCAGGTAGTCCTTCGCGACCAGTTCCACCTCGACCTTGTAGTTCTCACCAGGGGTGATCGAGTCGGTGCGGGCGGGGTCGCGCCGGTTCTGCGGGTCGGTCCAGCCGCGGGTGATCACCTTCGCCGTCCCGTCCGGAGAGCGGTCGAGGAGCACCGCGGTCACGTTCGCGGCCGGCTTGTCGAAGGACAGCGACAGGTCGGTCTTCACGGTCCCGGAAAGCCGCACGGGCTGCTTCGCCGCGGTGGTCGAGTACAGCAGCCGGTGGCCCGACGACGCCGCGGCCGCCAGCTGTTCGATCGTCTTGCTCGCGTCGTCCGCCAGCGTCTCGACGGCGGCCTTGCCCGGAACGGGGTTGCGCGTGTCGAGCTTGCCCTTCGAAGAACCGCCGGGCCACGGGTAGAGCTTGACGTCCTGGGTGCCGGGCAGCGGCCACTCCGGCTCGTCCACCCACGACTTGTCCTCACGCTGGATGGTGGCCTTCGGCTCACGCTCGATGCCGTTGTCCACGTCGTAGAGGTAGTGCGACATCCACTTGTTCAGCGTGGCGAGCCAGACGTCGCGGCGGAGGCTGTACGGGTCGGCGTGCCCGGCCTGGTGCAGCCAGATCTTGTGCTCGACGCCGCGCGCCTTGAGCATCTCGTACCAGCGGGTGCCCTGGTCGGTCTTGACATTCCAGTCGCCGAAGCCGTGCACCACGAGGACCGAGGCCCGCACCTTGTTCACGTCGTTGCGGTAGTTCCGCGCGTCCCAGAAGCGGCTGTAGTCACCGGTCACGCGGTCCTGATCGACCGCGATGCCGTCGATCAGCGGACGGCAGACGGCGCGATCCTGGCGCGTGTAGACGTAGTCCGCGAGCACGTCCGCGTCCTCGCCCTGGAATCCGCCGGCCGCGACGACGGCGCCGTCGTTGCGGTAGTAGTCGTACCAGCTGGAGATCGCCGCGATCGGGACGATCGTCTCCAGCCCCTCGACGCCGGTGCCGGCCACGGCGTTGGGCAGCGTCCCGTTGTAGGAGACGCCCATCATGCCGGTCTTGCCGGTGCTCCAGTCCGCGACCGCGGCCTTGCCCGCCGCGTCCCGCGCCGTCGCGCGGCCGTTCAGCCAGTCCACAATGGACTTCGCGCCGATGGTCTCGTTGACGTCGCCGCTGCTCGGGCAGCCGGTGGACTGGCCGCTGCCGAGCGATTCGCCGTACACCACCGCGAACCCGCGGGCGGTGAAGTAGTCCTGGTAGCGCCAGCTGATCGGGGCGGCGTTCGGGCCGACGGTCTTCGTCGCGATCCGCGGGCCCGCCGGGGCGCGCTTCGCGCCGGGCACGTGCAGCTCGACGTCGACGTTGTGGTTCGCGACGTCGTTGCCGCCCGCGTAGTACGGACTGGCCTGGTAGACGACCGGGACCTTCATGCCCTGCTGCGTCGCGCGGGGCCGCACCACCTCCGCGTGCACGAGGTCGTCCTTGCCGTCGCGGTCACTGTCGACCGGCGCGGTGACCCAGACGTTCTCCCGGATGACGTCCGCCGGGTCGAACACCGGCTGGGCTTGGCCGTCCTTGAAGACCGGTGTCGGCGGCGCGTCGGCTTGAGCGGGCAACGCCGTCGCCGGAAGGACCAGAACGGCGGTGAACAGGGCAGCGAGCCTGGCGACTCTCACAGGACCCCCAATGGCGGGCGGGCAAGACCCAGCTGAGGTTTCCGGCCACCCGAACAGGTGTCAAGAGACTAACGTCGGAGGCATGCCGAGCGCACTGGAAGCACCGATCGTCGCCGTCACCGTCTACCCGCACCACGCCCGGATCACCAGACGGGCTTCGGCTGCGCTCGACGGCGAAACGCGCTTCGCCTTCGCGGGCCTGCCGTGGAACCTGGACGCCGACTCGGTCCGCGTCACCGGTTCCGGCCCGGCGGTCATCGCCGGGGTCGACGTCGCCGTCGAACGCCATCCCTCGCCCGCGGACGCCTCCCTGCGCGCGCTGACCGAGCAGCGGCGCGCCGATCAGGCGGTGGTCGACGAGGTCGCGGACGCCGTCACCGCGGAATCCGCGAAGGTCGATCTGCTGACCGGGCTGGCGACACGCAGCGGCAAGAGTTTCGCGAAGGCGCTCGCCGCGGGTACGGCGGAACCGCCCCGGGTCGCCGAAGTCACCGACGCGCTCGGCACGCAATTGGCCGAGGCGCTCGGGAAACGCCGCGAACTCGGCATCCGCCTCGCGCGGCTCCGCGACGACCTCAAGGCGCTCGACCGCGAGATCGAGGCGAAACAAGGAACGGCCGAAGTGGACAGCGCGACGGTCACGGTCGAGCTGGAGAGCCAGGAGGACGGCGCGGAAATCGGCCTCGAACTGTCCTATGTGGTCGCGAACGCGAGCTGGGAGCCGGGTTACGACGTACGCGTCCGCGGCGAGGACGTCTCGCTGACCTGGTACGGGCGGATCACCCAGCACACCGGTGAGGACTGGCCGGAATGCGAACTGGCCCTCTCCACCGCGCGGCCGGCGAACACCGTGGAGGTGCCGGAACTCGATCCGTGGTTCCTCGACCGCGTGCGGGAGTACAAGCCGTTGATGGCACGCATGGCGTACGGCAGCGCGTCGCCCGCGGGCGGCGGGATCCCGGAGTCGGTGGGCATGCCGGCCCCCGGCGCGCCCCCGATGGCGGCGCGGACCGCGTCCGTCGAACAGGGCACCACCGCGGTCACCTACCGGCCCGGCCGCCCGGTGGCGGTCCCTTCGGGAGCGCAGGGTCACCGCACGACGCTCGCGCAGCTGGAACTGACCGCGAAACTGGGTTACGTCACCGCTCCGGTGGTGTCGCCGGAGGCATTCCTGCGGGCGACCGTCGTCAACACCTCGCAGCACACCCTGCGGCCGGGCAAGGCGTCGGTGTTCCACGAGACGGAGTTCGTCGGTACCACCCGGCTCGACGTGTGGGCGCCGGGCGAAGAGCTCGAACTCGCCCTCGGCGTGGACGACCGGATCCGGGTCGAGCGGGAACTCGCGCACCGCACGGCGACGAAGGCGACGCTGTCCGGGGTACGCAAACGGGAGGCCGCCTACAACACGACCATCGGCAATCACAGCCCGCGCGAAGCCGTCGTGACCGTGTTGGACCAGGCGCCGGTCTCCCGCGACGAGGCGATCACGATCCGGGAGGTCCGCGCCGTACCGGAACCGGCGGAGCGGACCGAGCTGGGTGAGTTCACCTGGCGGCTCACACTCGCTCCGGGGGCGAAGGCCGTCGTGACGCTCGGGTACCGGGTGGACGTCGCGAAGGGGGTCGAGCTGGCGGGCTGGCGGGAGTAGACGGTTCACCGGCCACCCCGGGCGGCGGAACTCACAGCAGGCCGCGCCGGCGTGCGGCGACGACGGCGTCGCGGCGGTGGTTGACGCCGAGCTTCCGGTAGATGCCGCGAAGATGGGTTTTGACCGTGTTCACCGACACGAAGAGCGAATCGGCGATCTGCTCCGCGGTGCGCATCGACGGCAATTCGGTGAGGAGTTCGAGCTCGCGTGAGGTGAGGGGTTCGACCGGGGGCGCGGGGCCGGCCGGTAGTGCCTGCAGCACGGTACCCGCGAACTCTTCGATACGCCCGAACCTCCCGCTGCCGCACACCAGTAGTTCCCGGATGTGCTGCCCGGCGTCGTGGAAGGGCCGTAACGCCTGCTGGGGTGCCGCGAGATCGAGTGCACGGCCGACGGCGTTGTGCGCCCGGTTCTGTTCACCGGCTTGGTCGGCGAGAACGGCTTCGAGGAGCCAGCTGTCGATCAAGGTACGCGCCACCAGAGGGCTGGTCTGGCACTCGATCACCGGCTGCAGGCGGCGGCGTGCGGCGCCGGTTCTGCCGCGGTGAACGTGCATGAGCGCGGTGAGCAGCGCGTGCTCCGCGTAGGGGGTCAGCAGGTGCCGATTCTGTTCGGTCACGTCCGCCGCCCAGGTGGGTTCTCCGACGCGAAGGGCCAGTCGTTGTTCGATCGGAGCCGTATAGGCGACGAGCCAGGGAGTACTCGGCTGCGCCGCGAGCCGTTGCCGGTGCCCCCGCAGCGCTTCGACGACCGCGTGCGGATCGGCGGCGAGATCGAATTCGACGGCGGCGCTGAGTGTCACCGTCAGCATTTCCACGGCCGGCTCCACGGCCGCGGGCGAAAGGTGAGTCGCCAGTGCGGAGAACCGGCGGGCGCTCTCCTGGTCCAGCCTCTGATAGGCCGCCAGCCCGAGAACCGCATACAGGAAGGCGGTCCGCGCGGTCTCCTCCCAGCCGCGAGCACGGGCCAGCTCGAGGGCGGCATTGGTGTGCACCGCCAGCCCGGCGAGGTCACCCTGTACGCACGCGATGGCCGCGAGGTGGGTCCTGCACTGCAGGCTGACTGCGTCACGCCGCTCCGGAGTGGCCATCCGCAGCGCGCGTTCCAGATCGCGGGTGGCGTTCGAGAGGCCACCCAGCCACAGAGCCGCGGTCCCGCGGGTGAGGAGGGCGAGCAGGTCGAGGTCGAAATCGCCGGAATCGCCCGCGCTCGTGGCGCGGAGTTCGGCGAGCGCTTTCTCCAGGTTCCCGCCGAATCTCGCCCGATAGAGGACGGCCACGGCGTTCAACGCGCGCAGACGCCCGGAACGAAGGGGCTGCGCCGAATTGTCGACCCTGCCGAGGTATCGGTCCGCGGTCACGAGGTCATGAGAGTCGAGGGCGGCGACCGCCGCGGTGAGTGCCACCTGAGGCCGGGCCAGGATGTGCTCCGGAATCGCGCCGAGCAGCGTGTGCAATCGCGATCCTTGTCCTTTGAGGACGGTTTGCAGCCCGAACCGCTGGATGTACCGGGTGACCTGCTCTTCGTCCTGCGCGGCGACACTGTGCTCCAGCGCGGTGAGCACGTCGCCGGAGTCGGTGAACCATTCGGCCGCCGAACGGTGGAGCCTGCGGTAGGCCCGCGGGTGACGGCGAGTCAGTTCGGCACGCAGGTAGTCGCGGAACAAGGGGTGGCAGCGGTATCGAGGACGGTCTCGGCCGTGCCGGGTGACCAGCGCGTTGGTGCGGACGAGCGTGTGCAGAATCTGCCCGGAGTTCTCCTGCCCGGTCAGCCGGGTGGCCAGCTCGTCGGTGACGTCGGTGCACACCGAGGTGCTCAGCAGGAACTCACGGATGTACGCGGGTTGCGGGCCGAGGATCTCCCCGGACAGGTATTCGGCCAGCAGGCGGTCGTCGCCGGTGAAGGCTCGAATCGTCTCGCTCGCGTCCGATGAGGCGGCCAGTGAAAGGGTGAGGAAACGCAGGCCCGCCGCCCAGCCCTCCGTTCGTTCCGAGATCTTGTCCAGATCCGCCTTCGTCAGCGCGAGGTTCTGCCTGGCGAGCAGACTTCCGGTTTCCTGCTCGGTGAAGTTCAGCTGGTGCGCCGTGATTTCCCGCAGCCTGCCTTCCAGCCGGAGCCGGGGCAGGATCAGCGGTGGCGGGAACCGGGTCGCGATGACGACCCGCACTCCGGACGGCAGGTAGCGCAAAAGCATGTTCACGTTCTTGACCGCGGCCGGTGCGGACAGCTCGTGTGCGTTGTCCAGCACCAGGATCACCGGCCGCGAGAGCCGGTCGCACATGTCGATGAAGGCGGCGATGCCTTCGTGAGCGGAAGCGTCCCGCGCCGGCGTCAGTTCGGAGACGGCGTCGTCCTCGACGCTTCGGTCAAGCGCACGGAGGATCGACGACCACAGCGAGAATACCTTGTTGTCGTTGGCGTCCAGCGAAATCCACGCTACATGTTCGTCGGTGGCGTGGTGGCGTGCTCTTCGCTCCAGCCAGCTGCCGAGCAGCACGGTCTTGCCGGATCCCGCGGGTGCGTTGATCAGCGTGACGCTGGGGGTTTGGCCGGCGGTGGCCTGATCGAGAACGTCCAGCAACCGGTCCCGCTCGAGAATGTCGCAGGCGGACGGTGGTGGTGCGAGCTTCGGCGACGGCACCACGACCGGGTCTTCGTCGTGCGCGCCCGGTTCCGCACCTTCGGCAGGGGTCACCGACCGGTGCATGACATCGCCGCGCTGGAAATGACATGCCAGACGAAGGCGAAGACCCGAGAAATCCCGGTGAAGACGAAAGCGAGACCGGAAAGAACGGCGTCCACTGTCCCCGAGGACCGGCTGGCCCCCGGTTGCGCCGAAAGAACCAGAACGAATGTCATTCCCACCAGGACGAGTTTTGCTCTGGACCGAAGATGCGGCGCAGTGCTCACCGGTTTACTCCCTTCGATTCCCCAGAACGGGTGAGGGATCCGATTTTGCTCACCCCCAGCGGCGGTCACCTCCTCCTTTGCGGGTGAGTCGGGACCGGTGACCGCGGCCCCTCGTCCAAAAGGGTGGCCCCCGCTAGAATCGATTTCCAGTGTTGGGTAACGAAGCCGATGGCTCGTTTTCACCCGCCATGAAGGAGGAGCTCCGTGCCCCAAGGGCGCATTCTGGAGTCAGCGGATCGCGAAGCCTGCCCCAGTCCAAGGTTCCGCCGTCCGCATGCGGTACCGGGTAGCAGCTCCCCGTTGGCCCGCAGGAGCTGCGCGTGTCGGGGCGTCGGAGGGCGTGGCGAGTGGGCCCTGAGGAAACGCGGAGGCGAACTCCACCCGGTACCGCATCCGAACTTCCGGCGGTGAGACCGCCGTGCGTGCGTTGCCCGTCACCGACAAGCGAAGCGTTGGCGGGCAACGCGATTCGTTGCCGAAGAGCGATCTCGGACGGGAGTCACGGAATGACGGAAGGCTCGCTCACCGTGCTCCCGCTCGCGATCACCATGATGGCCGGGCCGCAGTTCGTGTCGGCGTTGATCCTGATCACGACGGCGCGCGCGGTGCCGACATCGCTCGCGTTCGTGGCGGGCGTCGCGGCGGCCGCCACGGCCGGAACCGCGCTCACGACCTGGCTCGCGGGGCTCCTGCCGCCGGCTCCCCTCGTCTCCGATTCGGACGGCTCCCTCTACACGATCATCGAGTACGTACTGGTCGCGATCCTGGTGGGGGTCGCGATCTGGAACTGGACGCACCGCGAAACCGCGGAACCGCCGAAATGGCTCGGATCGCTCATGTCGGCGGGTCCCGGGCGCGGGTTCCGCACCGGATTCCTGCTCATCGCGTTCTTCCCCTCGGACGTGCTCGTCATGTGCGTGGTCGGCCTCGACCTCGCCCGCAGCGGGGCGGGTTTCAGCGCGGCCATCCCGTTCCTCCTGACCACCACCCTGATCGCCGCGCTGCCGCTGCTGGCTTACCTGCTCTTCCGGCGGCGCGCGGCGCGGGTCATGCCGGACATCCGGGACTGGACGAACGCCCACGGCTGGCTGCTGAACATCCTGGCGTGCCTGTTCTTCATCGTGCTCATCCTGTTCTGACCGTCGGCCGATTCCCGGCGAGGCGAACCCACCAACGCCGTGACCCAGCTGCTGGCCGGGTCGTCGACGAGCATGGCCAGCGCCAGCAGAGTCGCGGGAACCGAAAGCAACGTCCCGAGTGGCCCGAGCACCCAAGCCCAGAACACCAGCGCGACGAAGGTCGCCGTGGCGGACAACCCGACGGCGTTGCCGACGTAGCGCGGCTGGATCAGTGACTGCATCACGAAGTTGATCACCACGTAGACCACCACCACCGCCAGCATGGCCTGCCAGCCGCCGTCAAGGACCGCGAGCGTGGCAGGCGGGGCGAGGCCGAGCAGAAAGCCGATCGTCGGTATGTAGTTGGTCACGAACGACAGCAGGCCCCACAAAGCCGCGAGCGGTACCCCGAGCAAGACCAGCGCGATGACGTCCATTACCGCGACGACGAGGCCGAAGGCCGTGGTCACCGCCAGGTACACCCGGACACGACGGCCGAAGTCGCGCAGCGCTTCGGCCGTCCGCGCCCGCTCGCCCGCGATACGGGCGATCCGGCTGTCGATGTCCGCGGTTTCGGCGCTGAGGAACAGCAGCAATCCCAGCAGGAAGACCAGGCTCGTGGTGACACCGGTCAGATCGGCGAGCAGGGAGCCGAGATACGAAACGAGCCTGCCGGGGTCGATGGACTTGAGAATGTCGCGCAACTGCGCCTGCCCGGCACCGAACTCCGCCAGCGCGTCGGCGATTTCGGCGTACAGACCGGTGATCCGGTCCGCGTAGCGTGGCAGGAGCGCGGCGAGCTGGGCGACCGAAACGATCACCGCTACGCAGAAGGCGATGAGTATCCCGTAAACGAACACCACGAGCGCCGCCGTCGCGGCCCAGCGAGGAAAGCCGAGGCTCCGCAACCGGCCGTGTGCGGGGCTGAGCGTGATCACGATGACGAGCGCCAGCAACGTCGGCGCCACCAGCCACGCGACCGCCCTGATTCCCGCGATACCGACCACGATCGCGGCCGCGCCGAGCAGGACGACGAGCGCTCGCGGTGTTCGAGGTGCGGGCCGATCTGTCACCACAACCCGCGATTCGGGGCTTCGTCACCGTGGACGATGACCGCCCAGATGACCGTCACGCACAGGGCGATCACGATCGTCGACCACAGCGGATGCGCCGCGAGGAACACCAGATGGGTCAACGCGTTGCCGGCGGCGAAGAGCACCGCGATCACCCTCGCCCAGATGGCGCCCGAGACGAGGACGCCGCCGGCGATCGCCACCAGCACACCACCCACCAGATGGGCCCACGC is a genomic window containing:
- a CDS encoding Xaa-Pro dipeptidyl-peptidase, encoding MRVARLAALFTAVLVLPATALPAQADAPPTPVFKDGQAQPVFDPADVIRENVWVTAPVDSDRDGKDDLVHAEVVRPRATQQGMKVPVVYQASPYYAGGNDVANHNVDVELHVPGAKRAPAGPRIATKTVGPNAAPISWRYQDYFTARGFAVVYGESLGSGQSTGCPSSGDVNETIGAKSIVDWLNGRATARDAAGKAAVADWSTGKTGMMGVSYNGTLPNAVAGTGVEGLETIVPIAAISSWYDYYRNDGAVVAAGGFQGEDADVLADYVYTRQDRAVCRPLIDGIAVDQDRVTGDYSRFWDARNYRNDVNKVRASVLVVHGFGDWNVKTDQGTRWYEMLKARGVEHKIWLHQAGHADPYSLRRDVWLATLNKWMSHYLYDVDNGIEREPKATIQREDKSWVDEPEWPLPGTQDVKLYPWPGGSSKGKLDTRNPVPGKAAVETLADDASKTIEQLAAAASSGHRLLYSTTAAKQPVRLSGTVKTDLSLSFDKPAANVTAVLLDRSPDGTAKVITRGWTDPQNRRDPARTDSITPGENYKVEVELVAKDYLLAAGHKIEFLVASSDHDYTLRPKPGAGVSVELNRTSLVLPVAGGKPALRAAFG
- a CDS encoding DUF4139 domain-containing protein translates to MPSALEAPIVAVTVYPHHARITRRASAALDGETRFAFAGLPWNLDADSVRVTGSGPAVIAGVDVAVERHPSPADASLRALTEQRRADQAVVDEVADAVTAESAKVDLLTGLATRSGKSFAKALAAGTAEPPRVAEVTDALGTQLAEALGKRRELGIRLARLRDDLKALDREIEAKQGTAEVDSATVTVELESQEDGAEIGLELSYVVANASWEPGYDVRVRGEDVSLTWYGRITQHTGEDWPECELALSTARPANTVEVPELDPWFLDRVREYKPLMARMAYGSASPAGGGIPESVGMPAPGAPPMAARTASVEQGTTAVTYRPGRPVAVPSGAQGHRTTLAQLELTAKLGYVTAPVVSPEAFLRATVVNTSQHTLRPGKASVFHETEFVGTTRLDVWAPGEELELALGVDDRIRVERELAHRTATKATLSGVRKREAAYNTTIGNHSPREAVVTVLDQAPVSRDEAITIREVRAVPEPAERTELGEFTWRLTLAPGAKAVVTLGYRVDVAKGVELAGWRE
- a CDS encoding LuxR C-terminal-related transcriptional regulator — its product is MTPAEGAEPGAHDEDPVVVPSPKLAPPPSACDILERDRLLDVLDQATAGQTPSVTLINAPAGSGKTVLLGSWLERRARHHATDEHVAWISLDANDNKVFSLWSSILRALDRSVEDDAVSELTPARDASAHEGIAAFIDMCDRLSRPVILVLDNAHELSAPAAVKNVNMLLRYLPSGVRVVIATRFPPPLILPRLRLEGRLREITAHQLNFTEQETGSLLARQNLALTKADLDKISERTEGWAAGLRFLTLSLAASSDASETIRAFTGDDRLLAEYLSGEILGPQPAYIREFLLSTSVCTDVTDELATRLTGQENSGQILHTLVRTNALVTRHGRDRPRYRCHPLFRDYLRAELTRRHPRAYRRLHRSAAEWFTDSGDVLTALEHSVAAQDEEQVTRYIQRFGLQTVLKGQGSRLHTLLGAIPEHILARPQVALTAAVAALDSHDLVTADRYLGRVDNSAQPLRSGRLRALNAVAVLYRARFGGNLEKALAELRATSAGDSGDFDLDLLALLTRGTAALWLGGLSNATRDLERALRMATPERRDAVSLQCRTHLAAIACVQGDLAGLAVHTNAALELARARGWEETARTAFLYAVLGLAAYQRLDQESARRFSALATHLSPAAVEPAVEMLTVTLSAAVEFDLAADPHAVVEALRGHRQRLAAQPSTPWLVAYTAPIEQRLALRVGEPTWAADVTEQNRHLLTPYAEHALLTALMHVHRGRTGAARRRLQPVIECQTSPLVARTLIDSWLLEAVLADQAGEQNRAHNAVGRALDLAAPQQALRPFHDAGQHIRELLVCGSGRFGRIEEFAGTVLQALPAGPAPPVEPLTSRELELLTELPSMRTAEQIADSLFVSVNTVKTHLRGIYRKLGVNHRRDAVVAARRRGLL
- a CDS encoding AI-2E family transporter; translated protein: MTDRPAPRTPRALVVLLGAAAIVVGIAGIRAVAWLVAPTLLALVIVITLSPAHGRLRSLGFPRWAATAALVVFVYGILIAFCVAVIVSVAQLAALLPRYADRITGLYAEIADALAEFGAGQAQLRDILKSIDPGRLVSYLGSLLADLTGVTTSLVFLLGLLLFLSAETADIDSRIARIAGERARTAEALRDFGRRVRVYLAVTTAFGLVVAVMDVIALVLLGVPLAALWGLLSFVTNYIPTIGFLLGLAPPATLAVLDGGWQAMLAVVVVYVVINFVMQSLIQPRYVGNAVGLSATATFVALVFWAWVLGPLGTLLSVPATLLALAMLVDDPASSWVTALVGSPRRESADGQNRMSTMKNRHARMFSSQPWAFVQSRMSGMTRAARRRKSR
- a CDS encoding DUF7144 family membrane protein, encoding MSQHWSADADLTDQRQGEHRSGLRPMWTGWIFFASVIMVILGVFNAIAGIVALVEGGYYIAGPEYTLVLDLTGWAWAHLVGGVLVAIAGGVLVSGAIWARVIAVLFAAGNALTHLVFLAAHPLWSTIVIALCVTVIWAVIVHGDEAPNRGLW